A region of Kribbella sp. NBC_01245 DNA encodes the following proteins:
- a CDS encoding VOC family protein: MSQVTQASSPFIGIDPVVLDCQDPRELAGFYSALLGQEVDPNGDDDWQSLAEPGLSLCFRRVEGAVPPPWPVSRPHLDLIVEDFASGHATVARLGAVPLDPVEPPPAEGDRRQRVYADPAGHVFSLWLD; encoded by the coding sequence GTAACACAGGCGTCGAGCCCCTTCATCGGGATCGACCCAGTGGTACTGGACTGTCAGGACCCGCGCGAGCTGGCCGGGTTTTACTCGGCGCTGCTCGGCCAGGAGGTCGACCCGAACGGGGACGACGACTGGCAGAGCCTTGCGGAGCCGGGGCTCTCCCTGTGCTTCCGGCGGGTGGAGGGAGCCGTGCCACCACCGTGGCCGGTCAGCCGTCCGCACCTGGATCTGATCGTGGAGGATTTCGCCAGCGGCCATGCCACGGTGGCCAGGCTGGGGGCCGTCCCGCTGGACCCGGTCGAACCCCCACCGGCGGAGGGCGACCGCCGGCAACGGGTGTACGCCGATCCGGCCGGCCATGTCTTCAGCCTCTGGCTGGACTAA